The Silene latifolia isolate original U9 population unplaced genomic scaffold, ASM4854445v1 scaffold_759, whole genome shotgun sequence genome includes the window GAGATAGCCTGACAAACCTCATTCCCAATAATGTCCCCGGAATCCTTAAAGAATTGACTAGAATACCCATCAGGACCAGGGGCCTTGTCATTGGGGATATGAAaaatcacttatttaatttcctgAAAAGTAACAGGAGCAAGGAGTAGCTGATGATGAGCAGCGGTGCAGATCCTCCCTTTTTGGACTACTGATTTGTTCACTTCCTTAGTTTGAGCCCTAGAACCCAACATCATATGATAATAATCAAGGAAGGCCTTTTGGATACCCTCCTCATCAGTAAAAAGCTTATGCTTATGATCCCTTATCTGCTGAATATAATTCTGATTCCTCCTGACTTTAATTAGACCATGAAAATAGGAAGAGTTAGTATCCCCATCAGTCATCCAATGAGCTTTTGCCTTCTGTTTCAGAAAATCCATTTTAGCCTGATgaagaaacaaaatttttttaTGGGTCTCATGTTCTTGATGGATCAAGTCCCTGTCCCCAGGATTAAGGATCAATAGTTTCTGAAGATGAATTAACTCAGTATGAGCAATATCAGACCTATTCTCCACCTCTGAAAAATGACTTCTATTAATGTTCTTGAGATACTTCTTTAGAATTTTTAGCTTCCTGACCACACTATACATCTTTGTCCTATTTATAACTTGTGACCAACAATTAGCTATACAAGTATGAAACTCAGGTGCTTTGCTCCACATGTTATAATACTTGAAGGGTCTTTTCTTATGCTCAGTGGTTTGTGACATACTTACAAGGCACGGGGAGTGGTCAAAGTGACCCTCAGGTAGAAAATTGACCAATTATGATTAATGAATATTCTGTCCAGTCTACTATATACCCTTGTCTCAGGAGGTTGCTTATTATTCCAAGTATAAAATGCTCCGGTAGCTTGCATATCACTCAGGTTACAATCTTCTATGCAATTTTGAAACGGTTCAGCCTCTGAAGAAGTGACCTTACCACCCAGTCTTTCATGAGCCTTGGACACACAATTAAAATCACCCCCAACTACCCATGGACCCCTCTTGAGATTGTGCCACAACTCCTCCCTAGCCTTATCCTCATTAAAAGCGTAGATCATAGTGGAGTAATATTGAGAGAGATCATTTTGTCAATTATAAGCATATGAATATATTGTGGATTGTATTCTAAAAACTTAATATCTATAAGGCTGGGGTTCCATAGAATCCATATCCTCCCACCCTTATGTGTAGCAGAATTGGTTGACACACACCAATCCTTAAACACATTAGCCACTATTTTATTCAGATTTTGAGGTTTAATTTTGGTTTCAAGGAGCCCAAAGTACCCCACTTTATTGCTAAACATAAATTTATTTATATatctttgcttatcctccctatTCATCCCCCTAACATTTCAGAATCCGAACCTAATCATGAAGAAAGATTTAGGGATTCAATACCATTTGTGTGACTGACTGCTGTTGGGGAAGAGGAGCCACTCAGGACCTCCTTATAAGTTGGAGAATGTTGCTGTAGCTGTTCAGAAACCTTGATCCTCTGCCTTGTTCTAATTTGTCCGGACAGGTGATAAAGTCCTCTGTCTTGTATTATATTCTTAGCTTCATGAGTTTTTTCATTCTTCTCAGCACGGCATAGTAACTCCTTGATCCTTGACTACGTTCCACTTGTTTCGATGCAGGTTGAGTTACTAAATGAACTCTTTGGAGTGATAACTTTAGTGACAGCCGCCAGACTTTCTTCTCGAGCCACACTGTTCCTCCGAACCACATTATTCTTTTGAGGTTTGCCCTTCTTACTTCGCTCTCTCTCATGACCTAGTAGTTTACATTTAGTGCAAACACTTGGCTTCCATTCATAGTCAATGTGAATTTCCACTAACTCTTGTTTCTCATCCAAGAACTTGACAGATTTTGGAAAGTTTTGACCTAGTTTCAGTTCCACCATAACCCTAGCAAAACCCAACCTAGTCCTCTTTTCTGTGGCCTCATCCACCTTGACATAGTTGCCCACCAAATTAGAAATCTTAAGTAGACTTTTTCCCCAAAATTTGAGGGGCAATTTATGCATTCTAATCCATGCTGGGACACTCTTGACTTCTTCCTTAGCCAACTCCACATCAGGGAACCATGGCCGAATGATCATAGGTTTATTGTCAAAGAGAAAATGTCCACTACCTAGGACTGCTTGTTTCATTTCCTGAGTTTGAAATCGCACTAAGAATACTCCATTAGGTAAGAATGAAATCTTGTCCAGAGTATACTTACTCCAAATTCTTTGCAGGAATTTCTCCAACACTTGCCAAGGAGGGTTTGCCCCAACAATGAATCCAAAGACAGCATTTTGCCAATACTCCAATTCATCCTGAACATCCTCATCAGACAATTGTAAGAGATCCACCGAATCCTCATCAAACAATTGcattatgtcaatataattaatgtaaacattgaatatgattaaaatattaattttaaaatattttgattaaaaaatTCGTTAAAAAAAGGTGttagaaattatttcttgacccgtattctgaccctaaacCGTCCCATGACCCGTATAACCCGGCCGTATTCGACCCGACCCGAGATCCGACTTGCCCGACCCGTTTGACCAGGGCCAGTCATGTGCAAGTTGAGACCCTAGGCAAAATTGTAAATAGGGCCCCATTAAAAATTATGTACAAGTAATTCACATGTCATTTTTCAATACAATTCAGTTTTTAGCGACATTGGCTAAAAAACGTGTGTGTCGCACCAATATTTTTTTATATTCAAGTAGTGACGCTTATACGACGGTTAAAATTTAAAATCTACATATCTGTAACATAGGAAAATTCGACTATATTTAATTGGTACTCCATTTTAGTTTTTCAGTAAAGTATCTTATAATTCAATTCTTTTATCGTCAAAAAATTGCAAAAGATCAAAATGATTTCAAATATAGATATTAGCtctattagatgaatccattgacTGTAtcatttttattaaaaaaaaagattaaaagTAGTCATAAAGGATAGAACACGTACAAGACCACCTACAATAGGGTAAAATGGTTAACCACTAGACTACTTTCTTAATTGTGAGTTTTACATgtaataattctaattgacaAAAGGCTTCAGGTTATAGCCTACATAGTGAACTTCTAATTCTGCAATGGGCCTATCAAACTTGGGCCTTGATCAATTAACCCACCAAACAGGCCTAAGGGCCGACTCTTTGACAAGTCTACTAGTACCCTCTCACATTGCTTAAGAaatagggttttttttttgtcaaatacaaccttttcaaaaaaaaaaaattcagacaccacttttaaaaaaaaattgtgaaacacaactgttaatttttttttatcaaacacgacattttggccaGAGTTTGGCCACttgcaatggggtgactttcagtcgatgtttgagatagcaaacgaggtcGGGTTTCAGGCGTTTTTGGGCTCGTTAGAATGGTCGGAGTACATGTTTTCGAACGGTTACCAACACGGTGGTTAAAGTCGGCTTTATGTGGGGTAGATTGGTGTGTAAAGCAAGGCTGATCACAAAGGGTTGATGTAAGTTAAAATATAATTTTTTCGTGGGCCAATTCACTCCCTTCGAACCACCACTTGCAACCAACGACCACCACAAGAAAGAACTACGACATACCTTGCACTTTTCTCAACCTACATACCAAATTTTAAAccaaacaaaacattatagatCCATTAAAAGACCCATGAAAAACCGTTGACCACGCTACCGTAAACCCAGAGTTACAACCCTTTCTTTTACCAGCCTTACTTTACGCACCAATCAACCCTACATTAAGCCACCTTTGACCACCATATTGACAACCCCTTAAAAGCTTGTAGTCCCACCTTTCCAAGGAGTCCTCAAACCGACCTCGTTTGTTATCTCAAATATAGACTAAAAATCACCCAATTGCAAGTGATTAGGAAGTTGTCAAAATCAgaccaaaaagtcgtgtttgacaaaaaaaattattaaaggttgtgtttgacaaattgttttttaaaggtggtgtttgaaaatattttttttttaaaggttgtgtttgacaaaaaaaaagccTAAAAAATATATAGATTAACgggcaaaaaaaaaaccaacaaacgTTGCACATAAGTACATAACTATATTCTTAATTACAAATTTTTATTTGTGACGGATGCTATCCATCACAAGCTCAAGACGGATTAGATTGATACCGCTTTACAATAAAATGGGTCAGATACAATGCAAGTGGGTGTTTGTTTATTATTTAGAATGTTTGTAGGGAGTACACTAAGGTATTATTTCATTGTGTAGAAAGCACAAGAGCATTAATTGTGAGAAGCATGAGAAACAATACCACATCCCAATAAGTTTTTCCTTGACGTGAGATCATCCCATCACCCTGCTCCATATTTTCAAATCTTCCTTTCCAAAATTTCACCTTCATCTAAAgttaaaacaacaataacaacacctTCCAAATCTTCATCTAAAATCTCATCTAAAATTGCACAAATACATCCAccccaaaaaaattcaaaaatatcagaGGAGGCAACTACTTTGACGGTTTTAGAGGAGCAAATTGATGATGTCGAGAAAAAGGATGGTGGATTGCTTGATGGTAATTGATTACTGTGTTGGTTTTTTTATTTATGTACAAAGTTTCAATCTTTTTGTCATTTGTTACAAGTTGATAACTTTATTAGGTTTTTCTTTGATTTAGGTTAAAAAGTTTGAATCTTTAATGTTTTGATGTGTAGATCTGGGgttgttttttatttatataaaaagTGCATTctttatgttattttttttacTCAAAGTTATAACTTTATTGGGTTTTTGTTTGATTTATGTGAAAAAGTTTGAATCATTTATGTTTTGATGTATAGATCTAGGGTTGTTATAGCAAAAAATGAGGATTTTATCCAAATTAATTAAGAGGAggattttgttttaatttgtttcaatttgattaatttgtatTTTCCTATACTTGAAAATCTTGTATGCTTGATCAATTTGATCATCTTGTATGTTTGATCAATTTGTATTAATCTTAGATATGATTCAACATCAAAATATATATATGCTTTAACATCTTGTATGTTCTTGTGATAAACGTCCCTTATACATGTTGTAACCATTTTACAGTATAGTGTGACCATTTTATTGTCATGTCTCTTGTATGCTCTTGAACATCACTGTTACCGGTAATACTGTACTTCAATGCATGTTTTTACGCATCATCATATTGTTACAATTTTAGAATGCATGTCTCTGAAGTGGCTACATTTTCAGACTAATACAATAACATTTTTAACACAAACTCATATGTCACCATCTGAGTTCATATATATTTCCTTTAAGATTAGTTCAAATTAAATCACTTATTCTTGAAAATAGGTCATCATCCTTACTAAGTGGTTCGGAtataaactcgtcgtcaaaagctaccaaccgaaacaatatttataactttaaaactactcttagcaaagaggcaagtaaaggtcggatcccaagggacgggtattgatgtaggattttcaattgcaaatggttgtatcttagggtgtcacaatttgggttatgataggagatcaactaatcaacaatataaaagtaaagcaatgaaaacaagaaagatgattaaaaggagatgtaaacaattgattaaaagcactagggtgtcatgggttcataggggattcaagggagttgatcatacaaacatgttctctactagatgcaagaactcattattgtgatgggatcgagttggtgtataagcttacaatcattaggaaggtttgggtcccggagccgaatcgattagattgtacaacacctacaagtcgacttagtccttcctattcaactatatgcatggtctaatgagactcgtgttggtgtataagcttacaagtctcattgaacaGATAGGTGATGggcaaaaaatgcaaggattcataggctcgcatttcatcaaacataacatgtgcataagttgaaatcacaacaaacaagcaaattaattatgaaaacatattagattaagcatgtatcaatccccatgttggtttcccctaattccccattaaccctagttaaggaaactactcactcattatcaagttcaacatgctaacaaggttgtaaatcatactagcaaggcaaaacatgatgaataaatgaaagcgattaacaataattaaataaggtTAAAAGACAATTATACTTATGAAGATATTCCAAACAAtagagcaaagaataatagaagtacttgatgattgatggaaggttgtcaatcctccaaataaacccaaataatcttctaattacccaaaataaatgaagaacaatagagaaattaaggaaacattaatattgagaattgtattaaaacttgattaagagttgattacaagattactaCAAGATTAAAGGATGATTACAACTTGTTTAAGAGAGCCTTTAGAGATGATTCAGAGATTCAtttaatctaggtagtacaaaggggtatttatactaaagattaagtacaaggattagggttactaagggcttaaatgactattaagaccctaagaaaagttgaggaaatgctcctctcgaaggaaatgagcatatccctCTTGCTTCTCCCGTgttaagacgctcgtcccctgctgTGGGATGCTCGGCTTGAGCTGCTGtgcgacgctcgtcctgggcacaagacgcccggattgtggTGTTGGGAGACGCCCAGATTGTGgataatccgctcggatcctgggacagacaacttttcttctttttgctccttaacaatccgcaaggatcatgttgaggatgcaaggatcctttcatcattgcccatttcactttattatctacataggccttctagtaaattcttctctttgatgcttggtcattagatgccatcaatttagctccattttgcctcatgaatgcaaggttagcactcctttcctaccaagggg containing:
- the LOC141640344 gene encoding uncharacterized protein LOC141640344 gives rise to the protein MQLFDEDSVDLLQLSDEDVQDELEYWQNAVFGFIVGANPPWQVLEKFLQRIWSKYTLDKISFLPNGVFLVRFQTQEMKQAVLGSGHFLFDNKPMIIRPWFPDVELAKEEVKSVPAWIRMHKLPLKFWGKSLLKISNLVGNYVKVDEATEKRTRLGFARVMVELKLGQNFPKSVKFLDEKQELVEIHIDYEWKPSVCTKCKLLGHERERSKKGKPQKNNVVRRNSVAREESLAAVTKVITPKSSFSNSTCIETSGT